From a region of the Frankiales bacterium genome:
- a CDS encoding PaaI family thioesterase: MTDGLSIQEQLYPDLPCFGCGHGNPKGLRLRSYPGPAYDDDHVVTAAFMPWPEHDNGLGYLNGGIISTVLDCHSAAAVMLESQRLGIPVLPGAALSYVTAGLDVRYLRPSPLHEPVELRAVVTAADEGQMTVDVELVFDGKTRATAAALWKRWRPRS; this comes from the coding sequence GTGACCGACGGGCTGAGCATCCAGGAGCAGCTGTACCCGGACCTGCCGTGCTTCGGCTGCGGCCACGGCAACCCGAAGGGCCTGCGGCTGCGCAGCTACCCTGGCCCGGCGTACGACGACGACCACGTCGTGACGGCGGCGTTCATGCCCTGGCCCGAGCACGACAACGGCCTGGGCTACCTCAACGGCGGCATCATCTCGACGGTGCTCGACTGCCACAGCGCGGCGGCGGTGATGCTCGAGTCGCAGCGGCTCGGGATCCCGGTGCTGCCCGGTGCGGCCCTGTCGTACGTGACCGCGGGGCTCGACGTGCGCTACCTGCGGCCCTCGCCGCTGCACGAGCCGGTGGAGCTGCGGGCCGTCGTCACCGCGGCCGACGAGGGGCAGATGACCGTCGACGTCGAGCTCGTCTTCGACGGCAAGACCCGGGCGACGGCGGCCGCGCTGTGGAAGCGCTGGCGCCCGCGGAGCTGA
- a CDS encoding AAA family ATPase, whose amino-acid sequence MTTETDTQATIVVPASLDMVSVLGSGDENLRVIERAFPSVDVHVRGNRITVSGPVDEVALFDRVVGEMLAVVRTGQGLTPEAVERSVAMLRDDSGVRPADVLTANILSNRGRTIRPKTLNQKRYVDAIDEHTVVFGIGPAGTGKTYLAVAKAVQALQSKRVTRIILTRPAVEAGERLGFLPGTLSEKIDPYLRPLYDALHDMVDPDSIPRLMTSGVIEVAPLAYMRGRTLNDAFIILDEAQNTSPEQMKMFLTRLGFGSTMVVTGDTTQIDLPSGTASGLKVVESILDGIDDVAFCRLHSQDVVRHKLVGRIVDAYAKFDAETAAAAQLPGRGSRRTRR is encoded by the coding sequence ATGACCACCGAGACTGACACGCAGGCCACGATCGTCGTCCCCGCGTCCCTGGACATGGTGAGCGTCCTCGGCTCCGGCGACGAGAACCTCCGGGTGATCGAGCGCGCCTTCCCCTCCGTCGACGTCCACGTGCGCGGCAACCGGATCACGGTGTCGGGCCCGGTGGACGAGGTGGCGCTGTTCGACCGCGTCGTGGGCGAGATGCTCGCCGTCGTCCGCACCGGCCAGGGGCTCACCCCGGAGGCCGTCGAGCGCTCCGTGGCCATGCTGCGCGACGACTCGGGGGTGCGTCCCGCCGACGTCCTCACGGCCAACATCCTGTCCAACCGAGGGCGCACGATCCGGCCCAAGACCCTCAACCAGAAGCGCTACGTCGACGCGATCGACGAGCACACGGTGGTGTTCGGCATCGGTCCCGCGGGCACCGGCAAGACCTACCTCGCCGTGGCGAAGGCGGTCCAGGCGCTGCAGAGCAAGCGGGTCACCCGCATCATCCTGACCCGACCGGCCGTCGAGGCGGGCGAGCGGCTCGGGTTCCTGCCCGGCACGCTGTCGGAGAAGATCGACCCCTATCTGCGCCCGCTCTACGACGCGCTGCACGACATGGTCGACCCGGACTCCATCCCGCGGCTGATGACCAGCGGGGTCATCGAGGTGGCGCCGCTGGCCTACATGCGCGGCCGCACGCTCAACGACGCGTTCATCATCCTCGACGAGGCGCAGAACACCTCGCCCGAGCAGATGAAGATGTTCCTCACCCGGCTCGGCTTCGGGTCCACCATGGTGGTCACCGGCGACACGACCCAGATCGACCTGCCCAGCGGCACGGCCAGCGGGCTCAAGGTGGTGGAGAGCATCCTCGACGGCATCGACGACGTCGCGTTCTGCCGGCTGCACAGCCAGGACGTCGTGCGGCACAAGCTCGTGGGGCGGATCGTCGACGCCTACGCGAAGTTCGACGCCGAGACGGCCGCGGCCGCCCAGCTGCCCGGCCGAGGCTCGCGCCGCACCCGCCGGTAG
- a CDS encoding HIT domain-containing protein, whose protein sequence is MSDCLFCGIVAGDVPATVVHQTDEFVAFRDINPQAATHVVVVTREHHENVAELAAADAGLAGRLLAAGAAVAAAEGLDDGYRFVFNTGRDGGQTVFHVHLHVLGGRSMTWPPG, encoded by the coding sequence ATGAGCGACTGCCTGTTCTGCGGCATCGTGGCCGGCGACGTCCCGGCCACGGTCGTGCACCAGACCGACGAGTTCGTCGCCTTCCGCGACATCAACCCCCAGGCCGCGACGCACGTGGTCGTGGTGACGCGCGAGCACCACGAGAACGTGGCCGAGCTCGCCGCGGCGGACGCCGGCCTCGCCGGGCGCCTGCTCGCGGCCGGGGCCGCGGTCGCGGCCGCGGAGGGCCTCGACGACGGCTACCGCTTCGTGTTCAACACCGGGCGCGACGGCGGCCAGACGGTGTTCCACGTGCACCTGCACGTGCTCGGCGGCCGCTCGATGACCTGGCCCCCGGGCTGA
- a CDS encoding nitroreductase family protein, producing MELWETLRRRRMVRAFRPDTVPRDALDRVLASVLHAPSAGFTQGNEYLVLDDPEAVAWFWTATDDPDDPMDDEDRSRLAPVVVVPLAHKAAYLARYSLPDKEPHGLGDEQRWPVPFWYVDAGMASMCMLLAAVEEGLGAWFFGVAHGEEEVLRRFGVPEGLRPAGYIALGLAADADPLSQTSSARTRRRRPVDELVHRNGW from the coding sequence GCCGCGGGACGCCCTCGACCGCGTGCTGGCCAGCGTGCTGCACGCGCCGTCCGCGGGCTTCACGCAGGGCAACGAGTACCTCGTGCTCGACGATCCCGAGGCGGTCGCCTGGTTCTGGACCGCCACCGACGACCCGGACGACCCCATGGACGACGAGGACCGGTCCCGGCTCGCGCCGGTGGTCGTCGTCCCGCTGGCGCACAAGGCCGCCTACCTGGCGCGCTACTCCCTGCCGGACAAGGAGCCGCACGGGCTCGGCGACGAGCAGCGGTGGCCGGTGCCCTTCTGGTACGTCGACGCCGGCATGGCCTCGATGTGCATGCTGCTCGCGGCGGTCGAGGAGGGACTCGGGGCCTGGTTCTTCGGCGTGGCCCACGGCGAGGAGGAGGTGCTGCGCAGGTTCGGCGTGCCGGAGGGGCTGCGGCCCGCCGGCTACATCGCGCTGGGCCTCGCGGCCGACGCCGACCCGCTGTCGCAGACGTCCTCCGCGCGCACGCGCCGCCGGCGCCCGGTCGACGAGCTCGTGCACCGGAACGGGTGGTGA
- the ybeY gene encoding rRNA maturation RNase YbeY: MTIEVLNETDADVDLDALAAQARFVLDRLRIHPQAELSVVCVDEVAMTELHVRWMDEPGPTDVLSFPMDELRQPDDDDEPEPGMLGDVVLCPSVAERQAAAAGHSRDEEMSLLLTHGILHLLGYDHAEPEEHAEMFGLQARLLAEWVAFEGRSR, encoded by the coding sequence ATGACGATCGAGGTGCTCAACGAGACCGACGCCGACGTCGACCTCGACGCGCTCGCCGCGCAGGCGAGGTTCGTGCTCGACCGGCTGCGCATCCACCCCCAGGCCGAGCTCTCGGTGGTGTGCGTCGACGAGGTCGCGATGACCGAGCTGCACGTGCGCTGGATGGACGAGCCCGGCCCCACCGACGTGCTCTCGTTCCCGATGGACGAGCTGCGCCAGCCGGACGACGACGACGAGCCCGAGCCGGGCATGCTCGGCGACGTGGTGCTGTGCCCCAGCGTGGCCGAGCGGCAGGCCGCCGCGGCCGGTCATTCCCGCGACGAGGAGATGTCCCTGCTGCTCACCCACGGCATCCTGCACCTGCTCGGCTACGACCACGCCGAGCCGGAGGAGCACGCCGAGATGTTCGGGCTCCAGGCACGGCTGCTCGCCGAGTGGGTCGCCTTCGAGGGCCGGTCCCGATGA